The genomic DNA ATAATTATTACTAAATTATTTATATTTAGATAAATATTATTTGTTGATTTATCTATACTAATTTATCAAATAATATTTTGTATTGTTAATATTATAAAATATAATTACTTACAATATTTGAAAAATTATTTTTATTATAACTCTTAAACGCATTCTATAATAATATTATCATAACGTTAATATTAACTACACAAATAAATTAAAAATTATGAAAAAAAATTAAACACAATAATTTATTAAAATTTTTATTTTGTAAACATTATAATTCATATTGCTAGTTTTAAATATCATTCATTACTCAGAATAACTATATACTTTATACTTAACACACATTTTGTAAATACTAAATATTAAATTTAGCAAAAATTTATTTAATATTATTATATTTCTGTAATAAAAAACAAAAATTATCATTTTTTGAAGTAACATCAATTAAATTATTTAATTTTTTATTCTTATTTAGAAATAAAATTATATGATATGAAATCAAAATGTATAATATTAAACACTATAATATATATAACTCATAATGTATTTATAAACTTTATGAATATAATTTTTAATAATTATGACTAATATTATATAATAAGTAACTTGTTAAATACTCACGTCATTAATGTTTATTTAATATTTNNNNNNNNNNNNNNNNNNNNNNNNNNNNNNNNNNNNNNNNNNNNNNNNNNTAAATATATATTATAACAATCTAATAACTATATAATACTTTTAAGACAATGTTAAAACAAAATACTTACCTAATTTTATATAACAATAAAATATATATGTTTTAAAATTAATTAATTTAATTAACGTTAATTAATCAATTTTAAACTAATCCAATACAAGCCACCAGATAATACAATAGAAACAGGAAACGTTAATACCCAAACAATAATTATATTTTTTATTGTTTGTGTTTGTATTTCATCTCCATTAATTAAAATAGTACCAGCAATAGAAGATGAAATGATATGAGTTGTCGATACTGGAATTCCTGTATAACTAGCCGTACTGATAGATATGGCAGCGGTTAATTGAGATGATATAGCTTGTGCATACGTCATTTTTTTCTTTCCAATTTTCTCTCCAAATGTCGTTACTATTCTTCTCCATCCTATTAGAGTTCCAATAGATAATGATAATGCTACTAAAACAATGATCCATATTGGAGCATATTCAATAGTATTTGATAAATTTTTTTTTAACTTGTTTAAAAAATATCTATCTTCAAATTTAATCGAAGAGTATTGATTAATAACATCTATAAATTCAGTTAAATATAATAGAGATTGACGTAACTGATAACGTTGATCAGATTTAAGTTCTTTATAGTCACAAACATTATCTAATAACTTTTGTGAACTATACAAAACATTTAATATATTGGTATCATTGGATTGTGAAAATAACATTAATTTTTTGTTATTTACATGAATTTTCATCATATTTACACTATTTTGTAAATTATTTTTATTATGTAAATAGTATTTCTTCAAATCTAAAATAGAATTTTTAGTTTGATTAATATCACATTTCGATGCATGTAAATTTACGAAATATCCTGATGGAGCAACACATATTAAAATCAACATAATTAGTCCAATTCCTTTTTGCCCATCATTAGCTCCATGTGAATAACTTACTCCCATAGAAGATAAAATTAATATAATTCTAACTAAAAATGGAGGTTTAATACTTTTTTTGCATTGCTTATAAGGTTTAGAAATTGCATTAACAACATAACTATTCTTACTAACTCTCCAAAAATACTTTAAAATTAATACTAAAATACCAGCTAAAATTAATCCTAATATTGGAGAAAAAATTAAAGATAAAAATACACTAAATAGTTTATTAAAATTAAAAACATGCATTATAGAACAATTATTATTTATTGCATAAGTAATATTAATACCAATAATAGCTCCAATTAGCGTATGAGAACTAGACGTGGGCAAACAAAGAAACCATGTACATAAATTCCATAATATAGCAGCTAATAACATAGAAAAAATAGCTTTTAAACCATATATCGAATCAATATTTAGTAATAGATTAATTGAGAGAAGATGTACGATAGTATAAGCTACGCTTAATCCTCCAAAAATAACTCCTAAAAAGTTACATATTCCAGAAAGCATAACGGCTAGTTCTGAACTAAGTGCATGAGTATAAATTACAGTAGCTATAGCATTAGCAGAATCGTGGAAACCATTAATAACTTCATATAATAAAATTAATAAAAGAGAAAAAATAATT from Buchnera aphidicola (Melaphis rhois) includes the following:
- a CDS encoding inorganic phosphate transporter, whose product is MSYLFYFFGYNNNFLIIFSLLLILLYEVINGFHDSANAIATVIYTHALSSELAVMLSGICNFLGVIFGGLSVAYTIVHLLSINLLLNIDSIYGLKAIFSMLLAAILWNLCTWFLCLPTSSSHTLIGAIIGINITYAINNNCSIMHVFNFNKLFSVFLSLIFSPILGLILAGILVLILKYFWRVSKNSYVVNAISKPYKQCKKSIKPPFLVRIILILSSMGVSYSHGANDGQKGIGLIMLILICVAPSGYFVNLHASKCDINQTKNSILDLKKYYLHNKNNLQNSVNMMKIHVNNKKLMLFSQSNDTNILNVLYSSQKLLDNVCDYKELKSDQRYQLRQSLLYLTEFIDVINQYSSIKFEDRYFLNKLKKNLSNTIEYAPIWIIVLVALSLSIGTLIGWRRIVTTFGEKIGKKKMTYAQAISSQLTAAISISTASYTGIPVSTTHIISSSIAGTILINGDEIQTQTIKNIIIVWVLTFPVSIVLSGGLYWISLKLIN